A part of Bacillus thuringiensis genomic DNA contains:
- the yhfH gene encoding protein YhfH, which translates to MIDQPMEFFRNLPTKTCAHCGKEIDEQHEAYHNKCDDCVHEE; encoded by the coding sequence ATGATCGATCAACCAATGGAGTTTTTCAGAAATTTACCGACGAAAACTTGTGCGCACTGTGGGAAAGAAATTGATGAGCAGCATGAAGCATACCATAACAAATGTGATGACTGCGTTCACGAAGAATAG
- a CDS encoding lipoate--protein ligase has product MLFIDNKGITDPRINLAIEEYCVKNLDINETYLLFYINEPSIIIGKNQNTVEEINADYVKEKGIHVVRRLSGGGAVYHDLGNLNFSFITKDDGDSFSNFKKFTEPVTKALGKLGVNAELSGRNDILAEGRKISGNAQFSTKGRMFSHGTLLFDSEIDHVVSALKVKMDKIQSKGIKSIRSRVANITEFLNEKMTTEEFRQLLLETIFEGETEIPTYELTEEDWKEIHKLSEERYQNWDWNYGKSPKFNLQHSHRFPVGQVDVRLEVKKGTVTECKIYGDFFGSLDVHDIEERLTGVQFDKDAFTVALEGVDIARYFGNITTEDFLHLFF; this is encoded by the coding sequence ATGTTATTTATTGATAATAAAGGGATTACAGACCCTAGAATAAACTTAGCAATTGAAGAATATTGTGTGAAAAATTTAGATATTAACGAAACTTATTTACTGTTCTACATTAACGAACCTTCCATTATCATTGGTAAAAACCAAAACACAGTAGAAGAAATTAATGCTGATTACGTAAAAGAAAAAGGTATTCATGTCGTTCGTCGTCTATCAGGCGGAGGCGCAGTGTATCACGATTTAGGAAACTTAAACTTCAGCTTTATTACGAAAGATGATGGAGACAGTTTCAGCAACTTCAAAAAATTCACAGAGCCTGTAACGAAAGCACTTGGTAAATTAGGCGTAAATGCAGAACTAAGTGGTCGTAACGACATTTTAGCTGAAGGCAGAAAAATTTCAGGTAACGCGCAGTTCTCAACGAAAGGTCGTATGTTCAGTCACGGTACGCTACTATTTGACTCTGAAATCGATCACGTCGTATCAGCACTGAAAGTAAAAATGGATAAAATTCAATCAAAAGGAATTAAATCAATCCGTAGCCGCGTTGCGAACATTACAGAATTCCTAAATGAAAAAATGACGACAGAAGAGTTTAGACAACTTCTTCTAGAAACAATTTTTGAAGGGGAAACAGAAATTCCAACGTACGAACTAACAGAAGAAGATTGGAAAGAAATCCACAAACTTTCTGAAGAACGTTACCAAAATTGGGACTGGAACTACGGAAAATCACCGAAATTCAACTTACAACATTCACACCGCTTCCCAGTTGGACAAGTTGACGTTCGCCTTGAAGTGAAAAAAGGAACAGTAACAGAATGTAAAATTTACGGTGACTTCTTCGGATCACTAGATGTGCATGACATTGAAGAGCGTCTAACAGGCGTACAATTCGATAAAGATGCATTCACTGTAGCTTTAGAAGGCGTAGATATCGCACGTTACTTCGGTAATATTACAACAGAAGATTTCTTACATTTATTCTTCTAA
- a CDS encoding YhgE/Pip domain-containing protein, with amino-acid sequence MKWNQLLRKEFTEIIKSKKILIPIIAVLFVPILYAGMFLWAFWDPYKQLDDLPVAVVNLDKGAVFDGKPIEVGKGLVDNLKDNTSFKWEFVSEKEAKKGMEGRKYYMLVRIPDDFSSNATTLLKDDPKPLNLEYIPNESLNFLSSQIGGTAIEKIKGEVSSTLTKTYAEKMFDSIQDVSKGLADGAEGANKLHDGSSELHDGSSKVTDGLHTLQGKSGEMKDGVGKLADGSNKLVDGSGKVTVGLNTLNNKTGEMQVGIGKLVDGSGKVTDGLNTLNSKAGELRDGSEKVTGGLNQLVSKSGELKTGTTDLSNGMGKLVEGKSQLEKGSQAIQKGLQDLNSNVQNSAAGLEEMQSKVPSILNTVNEKVDRAGANVNQLNELTQSTAGDAKNAAQEVANLQKQIESLPKEYQEQLQPFITSAVKSTATVQQKAAGVAGGTNKLNEEVKQVKGEIHQTTNGLQNKLPNPAGIKTLAGGIEKLTNAQNEFVSKFHGFGEGLDNAKIGADKLKDGSVQLIDGVTQLQSGSGKVTAGLGQLSVGVNQLADGSGQVTGGLGTLSAGANQMAGGVNQLADGSNQVTNGLGTLNGDLNKMSTGSTQLIDGINKLADGSGKVTDGLVKVNDGSGELAEKLGEGAEKTGEVKGTDKTYDMFASPVKVKTEKMAEVPNYGTGFTPYFLSLGLFVGALLLSIVYPLRDTVGVPKSGFSWFISKFGVLLSVGIIQAIVADIILLFGLGVEVQSIPYFILFSIVTSLAFIALIQCLVTAFGDAGRFIAIITLIIQLTTSAGTFPLELIPKFLQPFNAWLPMTYSVSGLKAVVSSGDFNFMWKNVGILMIFIVVLSLGTIASLTWMHKRQFRNIAENQSIEA; translated from the coding sequence ATGAAATGGAATCAGTTACTTCGTAAAGAGTTTACTGAAATTATAAAAAGTAAAAAAATATTAATTCCAATTATCGCGGTTTTATTCGTACCAATTTTATATGCAGGTATGTTTTTATGGGCCTTTTGGGATCCGTATAAACAGTTAGATGATTTACCCGTTGCGGTAGTCAATTTAGATAAAGGTGCAGTATTTGATGGGAAACCAATTGAGGTCGGAAAAGGGCTCGTTGACAACTTAAAAGATAATACAAGTTTTAAATGGGAATTTGTAAGTGAAAAAGAAGCGAAAAAAGGAATGGAAGGTAGAAAGTATTACATGTTAGTACGCATTCCAGATGACTTCTCAAGTAACGCTACAACGTTATTAAAAGATGATCCAAAACCATTAAACTTAGAATACATTCCAAACGAAAGCTTGAACTTCTTATCTTCACAAATTGGCGGAACAGCCATTGAAAAAATTAAAGGTGAAGTATCAAGTACGTTAACGAAAACATATGCAGAGAAAATGTTTGATTCCATTCAAGACGTCTCAAAAGGATTAGCAGATGGGGCGGAAGGAGCAAATAAACTCCACGACGGATCAAGTGAGCTGCATGATGGTTCAAGTAAAGTGACGGACGGCCTTCATACACTTCAAGGGAAGTCTGGAGAGATGAAGGATGGAGTTGGGAAATTGGCAGATGGATCTAATAAATTAGTAGATGGGTCAGGGAAAGTGACAGTAGGTTTAAATACGCTAAATAACAAAACCGGTGAAATGCAGGTAGGTATCGGGAAATTAGTAGATGGGTCAGGCAAAGTAACAGACGGTTTAAATACGTTAAATAGTAAAGCGGGTGAATTGCGTGATGGATCTGAGAAAGTGACCGGTGGCTTGAACCAATTAGTAAGTAAATCCGGGGAATTAAAAACAGGAACAACTGACCTATCAAATGGTATGGGAAAACTTGTTGAAGGGAAAAGTCAATTAGAGAAAGGTTCTCAAGCGATTCAAAAGGGATTGCAAGATTTAAATAGTAACGTACAAAATTCAGCTGCAGGCTTAGAGGAAATGCAGTCGAAAGTTCCTTCTATATTGAATACAGTAAATGAGAAAGTAGATAGAGCTGGGGCGAATGTAAATCAGTTAAATGAACTTACGCAATCAACAGCAGGAGATGCAAAAAATGCAGCACAAGAGGTAGCGAATTTACAAAAGCAAATTGAAAGTTTACCAAAAGAATATCAAGAGCAGTTACAACCATTCATAACAAGTGCTGTAAAAAGTACAGCGACAGTTCAGCAAAAAGCTGCCGGAGTAGCAGGTGGAACAAATAAATTAAATGAAGAAGTAAAACAAGTAAAAGGCGAAATACATCAAACAACAAATGGATTGCAAAACAAATTACCAAATCCAGCAGGGATAAAAACCCTGGCAGGTGGTATTGAGAAACTAACGAACGCACAAAATGAATTTGTTAGTAAGTTTCATGGATTTGGTGAGGGATTAGATAATGCAAAAATAGGTGCCGATAAATTAAAAGATGGATCAGTTCAATTAATTGATGGAGTAACGCAATTACAAAGTGGCTCTGGAAAAGTGACAGCAGGATTAGGTCAATTATCTGTAGGAGTAAATCAATTAGCAGATGGGTCTGGTCAAGTAACAGGTGGTTTAGGAACATTATCTGCAGGAGCAAACCAAATGGCAGGTGGAGTAAATCAATTAGCAGATGGATCTAATCAAGTAACAAATGGCTTAGGTACTCTAAATGGTGATCTAAATAAAATGTCAACAGGCTCAACCCAGCTAATCGACGGCATAAATAAACTAGCAGACGGATCTGGAAAAGTAACAGATGGTCTTGTAAAAGTAAACGATGGTTCAGGTGAACTTGCTGAGAAACTTGGCGAAGGGGCTGAGAAAACTGGTGAAGTAAAAGGGACGGATAAAACGTATGATATGTTTGCAAGTCCTGTAAAAGTGAAGACAGAGAAAATGGCGGAAGTTCCAAACTACGGAACTGGATTTACACCGTATTTCTTATCACTCGGGTTATTTGTTGGGGCATTACTATTATCTATCGTATATCCATTACGTGACACAGTTGGTGTTCCGAAATCAGGATTTAGTTGGTTTATTAGTAAGTTCGGCGTGTTACTATCAGTCGGTATTATTCAAGCGATAGTAGCAGATATCATATTACTATTCGGATTAGGTGTAGAAGTACAAAGCATTCCGTACTTCATACTATTTAGCATTGTTACAAGTTTAGCGTTTATCGCATTAATTCAATGTTTAGTAACAGCATTCGGTGATGCAGGGCGTTTCATCGCCATCATCACATTAATTATTCAGCTTACAACAAGTGCTGGAACATTCCCACTAGAATTGATTCCGAAGTTTTTACAACCATTCAATGCTTGGTTACCGATGACGTACTCTGTATCAGGATTGAAAGCAGTCGTATCAAGTGGAGACTTTAATTTCATGTGGAAAAATGTAGGAATACTCATGATTTTCATCGTGGTATTATCACTTGGAACAATTGCATCATTAACTTGGATGCACAAACGACAATTTAGAAATATTGCGGAAAATCAATCGATTGAAGCATAG
- a CDS encoding Yip1 family protein has protein sequence MQASSLIHEEISGKPSIFGIFISPTLQFKRMKNQRNILLPLALLIVFIIISSALMSWNTLNNPAFSMFHDKTGFTVPKYITFFTTFGVSTVSGIVALFFAPIFYKNIMIFFGVDITYKETFPIIIYASFVLRIGMMLNGFIALSLNGYEISYTSLGAIATDNMVLHTIAQRIDIFNIWYYILLGIGLKTITNLNKDKLIPLIIVLFVFTSLLASMAGFMQEISKP, from the coding sequence TTGCAAGCTAGTAGTCTTATACATGAAGAGATTTCGGGTAAACCATCAATTTTTGGGATATTCATTTCGCCAACACTACAATTCAAAAGGATGAAGAATCAACGGAATATACTTTTACCACTCGCTCTTTTAATAGTATTCATTATAATTTCAAGTGCGTTAATGTCTTGGAATACTTTAAACAATCCTGCGTTTAGTATGTTTCATGATAAAACGGGATTTACTGTACCAAAATACATAACTTTCTTTACCACATTTGGGGTTTCTACAGTCAGTGGAATCGTAGCCTTATTTTTTGCGCCTATATTCTATAAAAATATTATGATTTTTTTCGGGGTGGATATTACCTATAAAGAAACCTTTCCTATCATTATTTATGCTTCGTTTGTATTACGAATAGGGATGATGTTAAATGGATTCATTGCATTGTCTCTAAATGGATATGAGATATCCTATACAAGTTTAGGGGCAATAGCAACGGATAATATGGTTTTACATACAATCGCTCAAAGAATAGATATATTTAATATTTGGTATTACATTTTATTAGGTATAGGTTTAAAAACGATTACGAATTTAAATAAAGATAAACTTATTCCTCTTATTATTGTACTTTTCGTTTTCACTAGTTTATTAGCGAGTATGGCTGGATTTATGCAGGAAATATCAAAGCCGTAA
- a CDS encoding helix-turn-helix transcriptional regulator — MNRTDRLLAILIELQRRQTVTAKSLAEKFETSIRTIYRDMDALNESGVPIYSMPGHGYSLMDGYFLPPIQLTPEEAVTLLLGGDYIEKTFTSSFSLHAQSAKEKLEVVLPADQQKKARELRGTFRFLSPIFSHQQSEQEKLENQLLLLQESIQKEQAISFSYRKPRETTKIKRIVQPYGLVNISGIWYIVAHCLLRKQIRNFRLDRMEKLQQEQEFFTKPKDFSLQNYKPESNRTVTIHLLFLSHIAHKIIESRYFFIDSYEHRDNGFHVFLKSRNIDEVFQWVLSWGSQVQVLEPQILSEKIRDEAKKMLHL; from the coding sequence ATGAATCGGACAGATCGTTTATTAGCTATATTAATTGAATTACAAAGAAGACAAACTGTAACAGCAAAAAGCTTAGCTGAAAAATTCGAAACAAGTATAAGGACTATTTATCGAGATATGGATGCACTTAACGAATCGGGTGTTCCTATTTATTCAATGCCTGGTCACGGTTATTCATTAATGGATGGTTATTTCTTGCCCCCCATTCAACTTACGCCTGAAGAGGCTGTGACTCTTTTACTAGGCGGTGATTATATCGAGAAAACTTTCACTTCCTCTTTTTCTTTACATGCGCAATCAGCAAAAGAGAAACTTGAGGTTGTCCTCCCTGCTGATCAACAAAAGAAAGCCCGGGAATTACGAGGAACTTTTCGTTTCCTTTCTCCCATATTTTCGCATCAGCAATCTGAACAAGAAAAACTAGAAAATCAACTTCTCCTATTGCAAGAATCTATTCAAAAAGAACAAGCTATCTCTTTTTCTTATCGTAAACCGAGAGAAACTACAAAAATAAAGCGAATCGTTCAGCCTTACGGTTTAGTCAATATTTCAGGAATTTGGTACATCGTTGCCCATTGTTTACTTCGAAAACAAATACGTAATTTTCGTTTAGATCGTATGGAGAAATTACAACAAGAGCAAGAATTCTTTACGAAACCGAAAGACTTTTCTTTACAAAACTACAAGCCTGAAAGCAATCGTACTGTTACAATCCATTTATTGTTTCTATCTCATATTGCACATAAAATTATTGAATCACGATATTTTTTTATAGATTCATATGAACATAGAGATAACGGTTTTCACGTCTTTTTGAAATCAAGAAACATAGACGAAGTATTTCAATGGGTATTGAGCTGGGGAAGCCAAGTGCAAGTACTTGAGCCACAAATTCTTTCTGAGAAAATCCGTGATGAAGCAAAAAAAATGTTACATCTTTAA
- a CDS encoding LacI family DNA-binding transcriptional regulator: MSTIEDVAKLAGLSRTTVSRVINNHPYVSDEKKKRVQLAMKHLGFVPNSAARRLRKQKTETIAVLVPRITNPFFSRFIEAIEIAASEHKYKLIICQTRYLPEKEMEYLQLLSTKQVDGIILCSLENPWEEVEPYLQHGPIVLCNEYIEEANVPTVKFDHAQGAYIAAKHVLEQGYRNLIFCRGNETKVVSQQRKMGFLRAITEKSRQVEAIDFLENAFSWDDGKRIFHEVLKDKKNPTAILAGGDEVAAGIISEAKRHDWSIPDDLAVIGFDNQILSQITEPGITTIEQPIDEMARKVVDLMMDKIHTKNYRQKELYEFELELLVKGSTMKKDTMLLA; the protein is encoded by the coding sequence GTGTCGACTATAGAGGACGTGGCGAAATTAGCGGGGTTATCAAGGACAACGGTTTCTAGGGTGATCAATAATCATCCATATGTTTCAGATGAGAAGAAGAAAAGGGTTCAATTAGCAATGAAGCATTTAGGCTTCGTTCCTAATTCTGCGGCGAGAAGGCTTCGTAAACAAAAAACAGAAACAATTGCGGTGCTAGTTCCAAGGATTACAAATCCTTTCTTCAGTAGATTTATTGAAGCAATCGAGATTGCTGCTTCTGAACATAAATATAAACTGATTATTTGTCAAACAAGATATTTACCGGAAAAAGAGATGGAGTATTTACAATTATTATCTACGAAGCAAGTAGATGGGATTATTCTATGTTCACTAGAAAATCCGTGGGAAGAAGTAGAGCCATACTTACAGCACGGTCCAATCGTGTTATGTAATGAATATATTGAGGAAGCAAATGTTCCAACAGTGAAGTTCGACCATGCGCAAGGAGCATACATAGCTGCTAAGCATGTGTTAGAACAAGGATATCGTAATCTTATTTTTTGTCGTGGTAACGAAACCAAAGTGGTTAGCCAACAGCGAAAAATGGGCTTTTTACGTGCCATAACGGAGAAGAGCCGCCAAGTAGAAGCGATCGATTTTCTTGAAAACGCTTTCTCCTGGGACGATGGAAAGAGAATATTCCATGAAGTATTAAAGGACAAAAAAAATCCTACCGCGATTTTGGCAGGAGGCGATGAGGTAGCAGCTGGAATCATTTCAGAGGCAAAACGCCATGACTGGAGCATTCCAGATGATCTCGCTGTTATCGGTTTTGATAATCAAATATTATCACAGATTACAGAGCCAGGTATTACGACAATTGAACAGCCAATCGATGAGATGGCCCGAAAAGTTGTCGACCTGATGATGGATAAAATCCATACGAAAAATTATCGACAAAAAGAATTGTATGAGTTTGAACTGGAGCTCTTGGTGAAAGGTTCAACGATGAAGAAGGATACGATGTTATTAGCCTAG
- a CDS encoding DUF2087 domain-containing protein, whose amino-acid sequence MTESEMKFRDTTIRNFFDKEDRLKSIPGQKKKKLVLLEHLISKLNAENQYTEKAMNTFIKQYHDDFCTIRREFIVHGFMDREDNMYHINGREVWVKWEEL is encoded by the coding sequence ATGACTGAAAGTGAAATGAAATTCAGGGATACGACGATTCGTAACTTTTTCGATAAAGAAGACCGCCTAAAATCGATTCCAGGTCAAAAGAAGAAAAAGCTAGTATTGTTAGAGCATTTAATTAGCAAATTAAACGCTGAAAATCAATATACGGAAAAAGCAATGAATACATTCATAAAACAATATCACGATGACTTTTGTACAATTAGACGGGAGTTTATTGTGCATGGGTTTATGGATCGCGAGGATAATATGTACCATATAAATGGGAGAGAAGTTTGGGTGAAGTGGGAGGAGTTATAA
- a CDS encoding MBL fold metallo-hydrolase — translation MKMTVVGFWGGFPEAGEATSGYLFEHDGFRLLVDCGSGVLAQLQKYITPSDIDAVVLSHYHHDHVADIGVLQYARLITSATTRQLPELPIYGHTFDENGFNSLTHEPHTKGIAYNPEETLQIGPFSISFLKTVHPVTCFAMRITAGSDAVVYSADSSYIPEFIPFTKDADLFICECNMYAHQEAAKAGHMNSTEVASIAKDANVKELLLTHLPHTGNPSDLVTEAKQIFSGHITLAHSGYVWNS, via the coding sequence ATGAAAATGACTGTTGTCGGCTTTTGGGGCGGCTTTCCAGAAGCGGGAGAAGCAACGTCGGGGTATTTGTTTGAACACGATGGTTTTCGTTTACTTGTAGACTGTGGTAGTGGTGTACTAGCACAGCTTCAAAAATATATAACACCGTCTGATATAGATGCAGTTGTACTTTCGCATTATCATCACGATCATGTTGCAGACATTGGGGTATTGCAATATGCGAGATTAATTACGAGTGCGACAACAAGGCAACTACCGGAACTACCAATATACGGTCATACGTTTGACGAGAATGGATTCAACTCTTTAACGCATGAACCGCATACGAAAGGAATCGCGTACAATCCAGAAGAAACACTTCAAATTGGACCGTTTTCAATTTCATTCTTAAAAACTGTTCATCCTGTTACATGTTTTGCAATGCGCATTACAGCTGGTAGTGACGCTGTAGTATATAGCGCTGATTCCAGTTATATTCCTGAATTTATTCCGTTCACGAAAGATGCTGATCTTTTCATTTGTGAGTGTAATATGTATGCACATCAAGAAGCTGCAAAAGCAGGGCATATGAATAGTACAGAAGTAGCAAGTATTGCGAAAGATGCGAATGTAAAAGAACTTTTATTAACGCATTTACCGCATACAGGTAACCCATCTGATTTAGTAACAGAAGCAAAACAAATTTTCAGTGGCCATATTACGTTAGCGCATAGTGGCTACGTATGGAACTCATGA
- a CDS encoding fatty acid--CoA ligase family protein, which produces MNLVQSLAETAKKKGDKPAYIFMDQSVSYDQLNKMVTRFSGNLAAMGIGKGDNVALVVGNSPHFLVGLYGTMKAGATVIPVNPIYTADEMHYILQNGDVKTIIVLDVLLPVIQSLTTRLPSLENIIICETSSDFNHTETEKMKTFTSFVGTGDTTYEGPELDEEDVAVILYTSGTTGKPKGAMLTHKNLYSNASDVASYLQYTADDRVVAALPMFHVFCLTVAVNAPIVNGATILMLPKFSPKEVFRICRTYEPTIFAGVPTMYNYLYLFEEASAEDVKTLRLCISGGASMPVALLQNFEKRFDVIVSEGYGLSEASPVTCFNPLDRPRKPGSIGTNIWHVENKIVNELGEEVPVGAVGELIVRGPNVMKGYYNAPEDTAATLKDGWLYTGDLAKMDEEGYFYIVDRKKDIVLVGGYNVYPREVEEVLYTHESVAEVVVIGVPDENLGEAVRAYVVLKQANVTEEELMHYCTLHLAKYKVPMSIEFLTELPKNTTGKLLRRALREKAMQV; this is translated from the coding sequence GTGAATCTCGTTCAATCTTTGGCTGAAACGGCGAAAAAGAAGGGGGATAAACCGGCTTATATATTTATGGATCAGTCGGTCTCGTATGACCAATTAAACAAAATGGTCACAAGGTTTTCTGGCAATTTAGCAGCAATGGGCATTGGAAAAGGGGACAATGTCGCATTAGTTGTTGGAAACTCACCACATTTTTTGGTCGGTTTATATGGAACAATGAAAGCTGGAGCAACTGTCATTCCAGTTAATCCAATTTATACAGCAGACGAAATGCATTACATTTTACAAAATGGAGATGTAAAAACAATCATCGTACTCGACGTCCTTCTACCTGTTATACAATCTCTTACAACAAGACTTCCTTCATTAGAAAACATCATCATATGCGAAACCTCATCAGATTTTAACCATACAGAAACCGAAAAAATGAAAACGTTTACTAGTTTTGTAGGAACTGGAGATACAACTTACGAAGGTCCTGAACTAGATGAAGAAGATGTAGCCGTTATCCTATACACTTCAGGGACAACTGGAAAACCGAAAGGCGCTATGTTAACACATAAAAATTTATATAGTAATGCGAGCGATGTGGCGTCGTACTTACAATATACTGCCGATGATCGCGTCGTTGCGGCACTGCCAATGTTCCATGTATTTTGCTTAACGGTGGCGGTAAATGCGCCGATTGTGAACGGGGCAACGATTTTAATGTTACCAAAATTTAGTCCGAAAGAAGTATTCCGTATTTGTCGTACGTACGAACCAACGATTTTTGCTGGTGTACCGACGATGTACAATTACTTATATTTATTTGAAGAAGCGAGCGCCGAAGATGTGAAGACACTTCGCCTTTGTATTTCAGGTGGTGCGTCGATGCCTGTTGCGCTTCTGCAAAACTTTGAAAAACGTTTTGACGTTATCGTTTCAGAAGGATACGGTTTATCAGAAGCATCACCAGTTACTTGTTTCAATCCGTTAGATCGTCCTCGTAAACCAGGATCAATTGGTACAAATATTTGGCATGTAGAAAATAAAATTGTGAACGAACTTGGGGAAGAAGTACCTGTTGGCGCAGTCGGAGAATTAATTGTTCGCGGGCCTAACGTTATGAAAGGATACTATAACGCGCCAGAAGATACAGCAGCGACATTAAAGGACGGCTGGTTGTATACAGGAGACTTAGCGAAGATGGATGAAGAAGGTTACTTCTATATCGTTGATCGTAAAAAGGATATCGTCCTAGTTGGCGGTTATAACGTATACCCTCGTGAAGTAGAGGAAGTGTTATATACACACGAATCCGTAGCAGAAGTTGTCGTAATTGGTGTTCCTGATGAAAACTTAGGAGAAGCAGTGCGAGCTTACGTCGTTCTGAAACAAGCTAACGTAACAGAAGAAGAACTTATGCATTACTGCACGTTACATTTAGCAAAATATAAAGTGCCAATGAGTATTGAGTTTTTAACAGAATTGCCGAAGAATACGACAGGCAAGTTGCTGAGAAGAGCTTTGAGAGAAAAAGCGATGCAAGTTTAA
- a CDS encoding TetR/AcrR family transcriptional regulator, whose amino-acid sequence MAIDRKRSIIEAATKSFSAFGYKATTMDQVAKLANVGKGTIYTFFKNKEELFGEIISNLITEMKQVAENAIRSDVSFFENVHRALYSILEFRKEHQLMIKLIQEERDMGTKEVQEVMQQVDVEIVSVIQSYLKIAIDKGEISKCDPEITAFIMLRLYVSLIFDWEKNHEPLEKEKIAELFELYLLKGLSN is encoded by the coding sequence GTGGCGATAGATCGAAAACGTTCTATTATTGAAGCTGCAACAAAGTCTTTTTCAGCGTTCGGTTATAAAGCAACAACGATGGATCAAGTAGCGAAGTTAGCGAATGTAGGAAAAGGAACGATTTATACTTTTTTCAAGAATAAAGAAGAGCTATTTGGTGAAATTATTTCTAATTTAATTACAGAAATGAAGCAAGTTGCAGAAAATGCAATTCGTTCAGATGTTTCATTTTTTGAAAATGTACATAGAGCATTATATAGCATATTAGAATTCAGAAAAGAACATCAGCTCATGATTAAATTAATTCAAGAAGAGCGCGATATGGGAACGAAAGAAGTACAAGAAGTGATGCAACAAGTAGATGTGGAAATCGTTTCTGTTATTCAATCGTATTTGAAGATTGCGATTGATAAAGGTGAAATTAGCAAATGTGATCCAGAAATTACAGCATTTATTATGCTTCGCTTATACGTATCGCTTATTTTTGATTGGGAAAAAAATCATGAACCGCTAGAAAAAGAAAAAATTGCAGAATTATTTGAACTTTATTTATTAAAAGGATTGTCAAACTAA
- a CDS encoding DinB family protein has protein sequence MKKFEELATYYMEELEKYSIEQFKMKPSSEEWSLGQMYNHLIASTYMQLDAIAKCRTVVPSATNKKTDMGEKVYKLGAFLDIQIKVPNHPGYTPKNPSNKEEIQKRIVELITVVKDIEPTLSSIPGDCKVEHPGFGYLHAAEWFQLISMHFAHHLRQKERLETKVLV, from the coding sequence ATGAAGAAATTTGAGGAGTTAGCAACGTATTACATGGAGGAATTAGAAAAGTACTCAATAGAGCAATTTAAGATGAAGCCTTCTAGTGAGGAATGGTCTCTCGGTCAAATGTATAATCATTTAATTGCCTCGACATATATGCAGTTAGATGCAATCGCGAAATGTAGAACTGTAGTGCCTTCTGCAACTAACAAAAAAACGGATATGGGGGAAAAAGTATATAAGCTTGGTGCTTTCCTGGATATACAAATCAAAGTACCAAATCATCCTGGATATACACCTAAAAATCCCTCTAATAAAGAAGAAATACAAAAGCGTATTGTGGAATTAATTACAGTTGTTAAAGACATTGAGCCAACACTTTCTTCTATTCCAGGTGATTGTAAAGTAGAACATCCTGGGTTTGGTTACTTACATGCAGCAGAATGGTTTCAACTTATTTCTATGCATTTTGCACATCATCTTCGTCAGAAAGAAAGATTGGAGACAAAAGTTTTAGTGTAA
- a CDS encoding PH domain-containing protein, with amino-acid sequence MTFHSKMDTFFLSIISFAIFTTGAVTILPLIFDDEATMTDAYILLSIFFISSGFLLWCSFSITYTFYEDYLFVKGGPFRSKIPYGHITNISKTDNILIGYRILSSKDCYEIFYTSGTLGSVKISPKDPERFISELQNRYPGLQ; translated from the coding sequence ATGACATTCCACTCTAAAATGGATACATTCTTCTTATCTATCATCAGTTTCGCTATTTTCACCACTGGTGCTGTAACAATACTTCCTCTCATATTTGATGATGAAGCTACTATGACAGATGCATACATTCTACTATCTATTTTCTTTATATCTTCTGGCTTCCTATTATGGTGCTCCTTTTCTATTACATATACATTCTATGAAGATTACTTGTTCGTGAAAGGTGGCCCATTTCGAAGTAAGATTCCGTACGGCCATATAACGAATATCTCGAAAACAGATAACATTTTAATTGGATACCGGATTCTCTCTTCAAAAGATTGTTATGAAATCTTTTATACGTCAGGAACTTTAGGAAGTGTAAAAATCTCACCGAAAGATCCTGAAAGATTCATATCCGAACTACAGAACAGATACCCTGGATTACAATAA